A region from the Leeia speluncae genome encodes:
- the ispD gene encoding 2-C-methyl-D-erythritol 4-phosphate cytidylyltransferase, with translation MSVSDVYIALVPAAGVGARMLSDRPKQYLEVDGKPILWHTIAALHQDARISQVCVVIAPDDPWFDQFTWTDLPLLRVEKVGGASRAESVRNGLAALDVDITKKNPWILVHDAARPCLGGKELTALMNEVSGDSVGGILAVPVPDTVKRANADFHIVETVPREVLWLAQTPQMFRWGLLSKAHEGSLKLVTDEASAIEALGLSPRLVSGSRNNLKVTFPEDMMVVSALLGGLKQSNPSS, from the coding sequence ATGTCTGTGAGTGATGTTTATATTGCATTGGTGCCGGCGGCTGGAGTAGGGGCACGGATGCTATCTGATCGTCCAAAGCAATATCTCGAAGTCGATGGAAAGCCGATTCTTTGGCATACGATTGCGGCGTTGCATCAGGATGCTCGTATTTCGCAAGTTTGCGTTGTGATTGCGCCGGATGATCCTTGGTTTGATCAGTTTACCTGGACAGACTTGCCGTTGCTGCGAGTGGAAAAAGTAGGGGGGGCTTCACGTGCGGAAAGCGTACGTAATGGCTTAGCGGCTTTAGATGTAGACATTACAAAGAAAAACCCTTGGATTTTGGTGCATGATGCGGCTAGACCTTGTTTAGGTGGAAAAGAGCTAACTGCGCTGATGAATGAAGTATCGGGGGATAGTGTCGGAGGGATATTAGCGGTACCCGTGCCTGACACGGTAAAACGTGCAAATGCTGATTTTCATATTGTAGAAACGGTACCAAGAGAGGTACTTTGGTTAGCTCAAACGCCGCAGATGTTCCGTTGGGGATTGCTATCTAAAGCGCATGAAGGAAGCTTAAAACTAGTAACTGATGAGGCTTCTGCCATTGAGGCATTGGGGCTTTCGCCTAGGCTCGTAAGTGGTAGCAGAAACAACCTGAAAGTGACTTTCCCTGAGGATATGATGGTCGTTTCTGCTTTATTGGGTGGATTAAAGCAATCTAATCCCTCTTCTTAA
- the dnaQ gene encoding DNA polymerase III subunit epsilon codes for MRQIILDTETTGLEPKQGHRILELACVELLDRRLTKRHLHLYINPERESDEGALRVHGITTDFLADKPKFDEIADEFISFVEGAELVIHNAPFDVGFLNAELARAGKPLIEEICPSVLDTLVMAKDLRPGKRNNLDALCRDFGVDNSGRTFHGALLDSELLAEVYLQMTRGQDSLVMDLESDSGSNQLATEHKELSARPSVRQLSEEEDSLHQQYLADLEKANKSPSLWVSLLNPPEAEAV; via the coding sequence ATGCGCCAAATTATCCTTGATACGGAAACAACCGGTCTGGAACCTAAGCAAGGGCACCGTATCCTTGAATTGGCTTGTGTAGAGCTGCTTGATCGTCGGTTGACGAAGCGACATTTACATTTATATATCAATCCAGAGCGCGAATCAGATGAAGGTGCGCTTCGTGTTCACGGCATTACAACCGATTTCTTGGCTGATAAGCCAAAGTTTGATGAAATTGCTGATGAGTTTATTTCCTTTGTCGAGGGGGCTGAATTAGTTATTCACAATGCACCGTTTGACGTGGGATTTTTAAATGCAGAATTAGCGAGAGCTGGTAAGCCACTCATTGAGGAAATTTGCCCATCTGTATTAGATACGCTAGTCATGGCGAAAGATCTTCGCCCAGGTAAACGGAACAATCTAGATGCACTTTGCCGTGACTTCGGAGTAGATAATTCTGGACGTACCTTTCACGGCGCGTTGCTCGATTCTGAACTATTAGCAGAAGTTTATTTGCAGATGACCAGAGGCCAAGATAGCTTGGTCATGGATTTAGAATCTGATAGTGGCTCAAACCAATTAGCGACAGAACATAAAGAATTGTCGGCTAGACCGAGTGTTCGTCAGTTGTCTGAAGAAGAGGATAGCCTTCATCAACAATATTTGGCAGATCTGGAAAAGGCGAATAAATCACCTAGCCTATGGGTCTCTTTGTTGAATCCTCCAGAAGCAGAGGCGGTTTGA